In the Thermodesulfovibrio yellowstonii DSM 11347 genome, one interval contains:
- a CDS encoding ABC transporter ATP-binding protein yields the protein MLIIKLENVTKIYKIGEQELVVLNGVSVSIEKGEFVCIMGPSGSGKSTFMNIVGCLDTPTTGKYYLEGIDVSTMDIDELAEIRNKKIGFVFQQFNLLSRATAVENVELPLIYAGIPLRQRKEKALETLSWVGLKERANHYPRQLSGGQQQKVAIARALVNGPSIILADEPTGNLDSKASMEIMEIFKKLNEQQGLTTIIVTHEPDIAAFGKRQIRFLDGKIISDTTS from the coding sequence ATGTTGATTATAAAACTTGAAAATGTAACAAAAATCTACAAGATTGGCGAACAGGAATTAGTGGTGCTTAATGGGGTTTCTGTTAGTATTGAAAAGGGAGAATTTGTCTGTATCATGGGTCCTTCAGGTTCAGGAAAATCAACATTTATGAATATTGTTGGATGTCTTGATACTCCAACAACAGGAAAATACTATCTTGAAGGCATAGATGTTTCAACAATGGATATAGATGAGCTTGCTGAGATAAGAAATAAAAAAATAGGGTTTGTTTTTCAACAATTTAATCTTCTTTCAAGAGCTACTGCTGTTGAGAATGTTGAACTTCCTCTTATTTATGCAGGAATTCCTTTACGACAGAGAAAAGAAAAAGCTCTTGAGACTCTTTCATGGGTTGGACTTAAAGAGAGAGCAAATCATTATCCAAGACAATTAAGTGGTGGGCAACAACAAAAAGTAGCAATTGCCCGTGCTTTGGTTAATGGACCATCAATAATACTTGCTGATGAACCAACTGGAAATCTTGATTCTAAGGCAAGTATGGAAATAATGGAAATTTTTAAAAAACTTAATGAACAACAGGGATTAACAACAATTATTGTTACCCATGAACCAGATATAGCAGCTTTTGGTAAAAGACAGATAAGATTTCTTGATGGTAAAATTATAAGCGATACAACATCATGA
- a CDS encoding ABC transporter permease, protein MIEITSIINIALRSLIANAMRSFLATLGIIIGVGAVVTMVAIGTGASEKISAQISSMGSNLILILPGATTQGGIRMGAGTQQTLKIVDAEAISKECSQVSAVAPVISGTAQVVFGNQNWSTAVLGTTPDMAIVREWEIVSGRFLTEQDVRSGTKVAVIGQTVSEKLFGDLDPTGKLIRIKKIPFEVVGVLGKKGQSPTGQDQDDIIYVPITTAQRTLFGNVLPGRVRLIYAKAVSLEAIPLATEQIRTLLRQRHRIGQGQEDDFTVMDLTQMLKTAEESTKTMSVLLGAIASVSLIVGGIGIMNIMLVSVTERTREIGIRMAVGAKPKDIRMQFLIESVFLTMIGGVVGLLFGIGASLVVSSIMQWPVSISLFSALIAFSFSAFVGIFFGFYPAYKASSLNPIDALRYE, encoded by the coding sequence ATGATAGAGATTACATCCATAATTAATATTGCCTTGAGATCACTTATAGCTAATGCCATGAGGTCTTTTCTTGCTACACTTGGAATTATTATAGGAGTTGGTGCTGTAGTAACAATGGTTGCAATCGGAACAGGTGCAAGTGAAAAAATTTCTGCTCAGATATCAAGTATGGGAAGCAATTTAATTCTTATTCTTCCGGGAGCTACCACACAGGGTGGTATAAGAATGGGAGCAGGAACACAACAAACTCTTAAAATTGTAGATGCCGAGGCAATCTCAAAGGAGTGTTCTCAAGTTTCCGCAGTAGCTCCTGTAATATCAGGCACAGCACAGGTTGTTTTTGGGAATCAGAACTGGTCAACTGCTGTGCTTGGAACAACTCCTGATATGGCTATTGTTCGTGAGTGGGAAATTGTATCAGGAAGATTTTTAACAGAGCAGGATGTAAGAAGTGGAACAAAGGTTGCTGTAATTGGACAGACTGTTAGTGAAAAGCTTTTCGGAGACCTTGATCCTACCGGAAAATTGATAAGAATAAAGAAAATACCTTTTGAGGTTGTGGGCGTTCTTGGCAAAAAAGGACAGTCTCCTACAGGACAGGATCAGGATGATATAATATATGTTCCTATTACAACAGCTCAGAGAACACTTTTTGGCAATGTTTTGCCTGGTAGAGTAAGATTAATTTATGCTAAGGCTGTATCTCTTGAGGCAATTCCTTTGGCAACAGAGCAAATACGAACGCTTCTAAGACAGAGACATAGAATTGGACAGGGACAGGAAGATGATTTTACAGTCATGGACTTAACACAGATGTTAAAAACTGCTGAAGAGTCCACAAAAACCATGTCCGTCCTTCTTGGTGCAATTGCTTCTGTTTCTTTAATAGTAGGTGGAATAGGTATTATGAATATAATGCTTGTTTCGGTTACAGAAAGAACAAGAGAAATTGGAATAAGAATGGCAGTTGGAGCAAAACCAAAGGATATCAGAATGCAATTTCTTATAGAATCAGTTTTTTTAACCATGATAGGTGGAGTTGTCGGACTTCTTTTTGGAATTGGTGCTTCGTTAGTTGTATCTTCTATAATGCAATGGCCCGTAAGTATTTCATTGTTTTCAGCTTTGATAGCCTTTAGTTTTTCAGCTTTTGTAGGGATTTTTTTTGGTTTTTATCCTGCATATAAAGCATCTTCGCTTAATCCAATTGATGCATTAAGGTATGAATAA
- a CDS encoding sigma-54-dependent transcriptional regulator codes for MKEKIIIVEDDPAMRLGMNHFLRAYGYEATSCDDGAKALSILDSEIFDIAIVDLKLPGVDGLTLLKHIKTISPQTGVIIITAFAEVKTAVQAIKDGAFDYIAKPFTNEELLLVIERFLKFRTLEKEVKYLSELVKKKDEFEGIVSTSSVMKEIFDKIDAVAKTDVPVLIQGESGTGKELIANAIQKQSLRKEKPYIKINCAAIPETLFESELFGYEKGAFTGATETKKGKFELANGGTIFFDEIGDMPLSLQAKLLRVIEDGIVYRLGGKEPIKINVRCIYATSKNLKELIKAEKFREDLFYRINVMPIAIPPLKERKEDIPVLIEKFLKIFSEKYGKQNITISPSAYEALLSYDYPGNVRELKHAIERALLLSKDGVIDIKHLPEEFSPLSSFQKKCFISNFSLKECIENFEKNLIIKALQECGWKKTEAAKKLGISRKALWEKIKFYGIEPNP; via the coding sequence ATGAAAGAAAAAATTATTATAGTTGAAGATGACCCTGCAATGAGACTCGGTATGAATCATTTTCTCAGAGCATACGGCTATGAAGCAACATCCTGCGATGATGGAGCAAAGGCTTTATCAATCCTTGATTCAGAAATATTTGACATAGCAATTGTTGACCTTAAACTTCCCGGAGTTGATGGACTTACTTTACTCAAACATATAAAAACAATATCTCCACAAACTGGAGTAATAATTATAACAGCATTTGCCGAAGTAAAAACTGCTGTTCAGGCAATAAAAGATGGCGCTTTTGACTACATTGCCAAACCATTTACAAATGAGGAACTTCTTTTGGTAATAGAAAGATTCTTAAAATTCCGCACTCTTGAAAAAGAAGTAAAATATCTGAGTGAGCTTGTTAAGAAGAAAGATGAATTTGAGGGAATAGTTTCTACAAGTTCTGTTATGAAAGAAATTTTTGATAAAATTGATGCCGTAGCTAAGACAGATGTGCCTGTTTTAATTCAGGGTGAAAGCGGCACTGGCAAAGAACTCATTGCAAATGCAATTCAGAAACAGAGCTTAAGGAAAGAAAAGCCATATATCAAAATAAACTGTGCTGCAATACCTGAGACTCTTTTTGAATCTGAACTTTTTGGATATGAAAAAGGTGCTTTTACAGGTGCAACTGAAACCAAAAAGGGTAAATTTGAGCTTGCAAACGGAGGAACTATATTTTTTGATGAGATCGGAGATATGCCACTCAGTCTTCAGGCAAAACTTCTAAGAGTTATTGAGGATGGAATTGTGTATCGTCTTGGAGGTAAAGAGCCTATTAAAATTAATGTAAGATGTATTTATGCTACAAGTAAAAATCTTAAAGAGTTAATAAAAGCTGAAAAATTCAGAGAAGACCTCTTTTACAGAATAAATGTAATGCCCATAGCAATTCCTCCTTTAAAAGAAAGAAAAGAAGATATTCCTGTATTAATTGAAAAATTTTTAAAAATTTTTTCAGAAAAATATGGCAAACAAAATATCACTATTTCTCCTTCAGCTTATGAGGCATTGCTATCCTACGACTATCCTGGAAATGTAAGAGAGTTAAAACATGCAATTGAAAGAGCGTTACTTCTTTCAAAAGATGGAGTGATTGATATTAAACATCTTCCTGAAGAATTTTCCCCGCTTTCATCATTTCAAAAAAAATGTTTTATAAGTAACTTTTCACTTAAAGAATGCATTGAAAACTTTGAAAAAAATCTGATAATAAAAGCTCTTCAGGAATGCGGATGGAAAAAAACAGAAGCTGCAAAAAAACTTGGCATAAGCCGAAAGGCTTTGTGGGAAAAAATTAAATTTTACGGAATTGAACCAAACCCCTGA
- a CDS encoding c-type heme family protein, which yields MKPKNLSISTKFTLSIILIILAFCILFSFLLYYHLKQKVIEDANEKTRIIITQIDALGNYVKEELRPAIFKLLYETGKKDEFIVEGMSTTHVRLSVMKRFNNKIGNYMYKRVSLDPINPEHKADALYVKLIEYFKRNKTQESWSGIITYNGQEILVMAKPVIVEKGCLICHGKINNAPKALLKMFPRSKDFTWKEGDIMGIESVSLPIASTLGEIKGVAISTFLFGAVSLLFLFVTLHGAFWSFVIKPLKRLSSLFRGIVNGTEPLNQTIEVKTKDEIGDLILSFNQMAKYLYDAQEATKKYADTLQTIFEGITDPLALVNPDCTVEMTNHAYRTWMIEGRAAVFNEQCDIEKLDADKLCPVYFLKKVIDTKKPFSEYWEGEDQRHYFIHLYPIFDDRENVIKVVHYVKDITEKRKIEEQMRITEKLAAIGQLSAGLAHEINNPLGGIRLCFNNLINTEMDEKTKNMHVEVINHGLTKIQEIIKQLLDFSKQTELIISAVSVNNLVENVLKLTDYLISKKGIKVIKKLSNEIPEIMIDSNKIEQVFLNIVLNAIQAMDGKEGVLTIESFLKNGKCYIAFTDTGNGIPDDILPKIFDPFFTTKPVGQGTGLGLSVSKSIIEQHSGRILVKTSSSGTTFTVELPVK from the coding sequence ATGAAACCCAAAAATCTTTCAATAAGCACAAAGTTCACGCTTTCAATCATTTTGATAATTTTGGCTTTCTGTATATTGTTTTCTTTTTTACTTTACTATCACCTTAAACAAAAAGTAATAGAAGATGCAAACGAAAAAACAAGAATTATTATTACACAGATTGATGCACTTGGTAATTATGTTAAAGAAGAACTAAGACCCGCGATTTTCAAACTTCTTTATGAAACTGGCAAAAAAGATGAATTTATCGTTGAAGGGATGTCAACAACTCATGTAAGGCTAAGTGTAATGAAAAGATTCAACAATAAAATAGGAAATTACATGTATAAAAGAGTTTCTTTAGACCCTATTAATCCAGAACATAAAGCTGATGCATTATATGTCAAATTAATAGAGTATTTTAAGAGAAATAAAACTCAAGAATCATGGAGTGGAATTATTACATATAATGGGCAAGAAATACTCGTGATGGCAAAACCTGTTATTGTTGAAAAAGGATGTTTAATATGTCATGGAAAGATTAACAACGCTCCTAAGGCTTTACTTAAAATGTTTCCTCGTTCCAAGGACTTTACATGGAAAGAAGGCGATATCATGGGAATTGAATCAGTCTCTCTTCCAATTGCTTCTACCTTAGGAGAGATAAAAGGTGTTGCTATTTCAACATTTCTTTTTGGAGCTGTCTCTCTTTTATTTCTTTTTGTCACTCTCCATGGTGCTTTCTGGAGCTTTGTCATTAAACCACTCAAAAGATTGAGTTCTTTATTCAGAGGAATAGTAAATGGAACAGAACCTCTAAATCAAACCATTGAAGTAAAAACAAAAGATGAAATTGGTGATTTAATTCTTTCATTTAATCAAATGGCAAAGTATTTATATGATGCTCAGGAAGCTACGAAAAAATATGCAGATACTCTACAGACAATATTTGAAGGAATAACAGACCCTCTTGCACTTGTGAATCCTGATTGTACTGTTGAGATGACAAATCATGCCTATAGAACATGGATGATAGAAGGCAGAGCTGCTGTATTTAATGAACAATGCGATATTGAAAAGCTTGATGCAGACAAACTATGTCCTGTCTACTTTCTCAAGAAAGTAATAGACACGAAAAAACCGTTTTCAGAATACTGGGAAGGTGAAGACCAAAGACACTATTTTATTCATCTTTATCCAATTTTTGATGACAGAGAAAATGTAATAAAAGTAGTTCACTATGTCAAAGATATTACAGAGAAAAGAAAAATTGAAGAACAGATGCGGATTACAGAAAAACTTGCAGCAATCGGACAGCTTTCAGCAGGTTTAGCTCACGAAATCAATAATCCGCTTGGTGGAATAAGGCTTTGTTTTAATAATTTGATTAACACTGAGATGGATGAAAAAACAAAAAATATGCATGTTGAGGTTATAAATCACGGACTTACAAAAATTCAGGAAATAATAAAACAACTTCTTGATTTTTCAAAACAAACAGAGCTTATAATTTCAGCTGTCTCTGTTAATAATCTTGTAGAAAATGTTTTAAAATTAACTGACTATCTTATCTCTAAAAAAGGGATTAAAGTCATAAAAAAGCTATCTAACGAGATTCCTGAAATCATGATTGACTCAAATAAAATAGAACAAGTATTTTTAAATATCGTGCTTAATGCTATCCAGGCAATGGATGGAAAAGAAGGAGTTCTAACTATAGAGAGTTTTCTGAAAAATGGAAAATGTTATATTGCATTTACTGACACAGGCAATGGTATTCCTGATGATATATTACCAAAAATTTTTGACCCATTTTTTACAACAAAACCAGTTGGACAGGGAACAGGTCTTGGACTATCTGTGAGTAAATCTATTATAGAACAACATAGTGGAAGAATTCTTGTTAAAACTTCTTCATCAGGTACTACTTTTACTGTGGAATTGCCAGTAAAATGA
- a CDS encoding sensor histidine kinase, with protein MAKFILSIKWLFVMVIFVLVTGILTSNYLFSYHFYKKFFDHHIDTVSALFQKGTENITKPVEVFLYNVEALVCCRVLDFNEVEKTNRFLMEFMKKYPYVTSINYGDGNGNGYLILNDRGKWLNRIKRVGDTEHVVWNTLNNDGKIIKKIRVKDNYDPRKTVWYNQALHSKDIQWSKEYIFRTTKDPGVTASLKLCRNSKQIVGIDIMIKDLSVLLNKIKENVHPETKLYLLSNGDHVIAYTDEVQPEQSKIYTLDEKKFPLLFKALNSGVNASNITFNNQKWFVNIKKWENKNRQYSLVVLIPHVAITKSLRLHLFYQSFFSLLLTFFVFLYISRRYIEPLIDISKQMPEIGFKKIYLEKHSQRTDEIGYLSRAISDVSVQILKAKEIERKIQESNHFESVRRSLGEAVHRFKDIINIIQGFATLAQPKVSNEFAKNALDQIINASKRAIYLTKEILNVTGERKYEMKITDLNSIILSMKTKIEVSTEDSIKIVYEILNTPLPVKLDIEAFDEVLMNLVLNAKDAMPEGGTLTIKTKIASFLDKQFAVLSVSDTGVGMDEETIKRIFEPFFTTKGAKGTGLGLSIVYKIIKDHSGFIEVQSEIGKGTTFKIYLPLIKDVAMLTASSTE; from the coding sequence ATGGCAAAATTTATATTGAGTATTAAATGGCTTTTTGTAATGGTAATATTTGTTCTTGTGACAGGCATATTAACAAGCAACTATCTATTTTCATACCACTTTTATAAAAAATTTTTTGACCACCATATTGATACAGTATCTGCTCTTTTTCAGAAGGGAACTGAAAATATAACAAAGCCTGTTGAAGTATTTTTATACAATGTTGAGGCTCTTGTATGTTGCAGAGTTTTAGATTTTAATGAAGTTGAAAAGACTAACAGATTTTTAATGGAGTTTATGAAAAAATATCCTTATGTTACTTCAATAAACTATGGAGACGGAAATGGGAATGGTTATCTTATCTTAAATGACAGGGGCAAATGGTTAAATAGAATTAAAAGAGTTGGAGATACAGAACATGTAGTTTGGAATACCTTGAATAATGACGGCAAAATAATAAAAAAAATAAGAGTCAAAGATAACTATGATCCGAGAAAAACAGTTTGGTATAACCAGGCATTACACTCTAAGGATATTCAGTGGAGTAAAGAATATATATTCAGGACAACAAAAGACCCAGGAGTAACAGCTTCTTTAAAACTCTGTAGAAACTCAAAGCAAATTGTCGGTATTGATATAATGATTAAAGATTTATCTGTTCTTCTTAATAAAATAAAAGAAAATGTTCATCCTGAGACAAAGCTTTATCTACTTTCAAACGGAGACCATGTAATAGCTTATACTGATGAAGTCCAGCCTGAACAAAGTAAAATTTATACTCTTGATGAGAAAAAATTTCCGTTACTTTTCAAAGCATTAAATTCAGGAGTAAACGCTTCCAATATCACTTTCAATAATCAAAAATGGTTTGTAAATATTAAAAAATGGGAAAACAAAAATAGACAATATTCCCTTGTAGTATTGATTCCCCATGTTGCTATAACAAAAAGTCTCAGGCTTCATCTTTTCTATCAGTCCTTTTTTTCTTTATTGCTTACATTTTTTGTATTCCTGTATATTTCCCGAAGATATATAGAGCCTTTAATAGATATCTCAAAACAAATGCCAGAAATTGGATTTAAGAAAATATATCTTGAAAAACATTCTCAAAGAACAGATGAGATAGGATATTTAAGTAGAGCAATTTCAGATGTTTCAGTGCAAATATTGAAAGCAAAGGAGATTGAAAGAAAAATTCAGGAATCCAATCATTTTGAATCTGTCAGGCGTTCTCTTGGTGAAGCAGTGCACAGATTTAAAGATATTATTAATATTATTCAAGGATTTGCAACTCTTGCTCAACCAAAAGTTTCAAACGAGTTTGCAAAAAATGCTTTAGACCAGATAATCAATGCATCAAAAAGAGCAATATATCTTACAAAAGAAATTTTAAATGTTACAGGTGAAAGAAAATATGAAATGAAAATTACTGATTTAAATTCAATTATTCTTTCCATGAAGACAAAAATAGAAGTGTCTACAGAAGATTCCATAAAAATAGTTTATGAAATATTAAACACACCACTTCCTGTGAAGCTTGATATTGAAGCTTTTGATGAAGTTTTAATGAACTTAGTACTGAATGCTAAAGATGCGATGCCAGAAGGTGGAACATTGACAATAAAAACAAAAATAGCTTCTTTTTTGGATAAACAATTTGCTGTTTTATCTGTATCAGACACAGGAGTTGGTATGGATGAAGAAACAATAAAAAGAATATTTGAGCCATTTTTTACAACAAAAGGAGCTAAAGGAACAGGTCTTGGGCTTTCAATTGTTTATAAAATTATCAAAGACCACTCTGGATTTATTGAAGTGCAGAGTGAGATAGGGAAAGGAACAACCTTTAAAATTTATTTGCCCTTGATTAAAGATGTTGCGATGCTTACTGCTTCCTCTACTGAGTGA
- a CDS encoding TIGR00725 family protein: MKIIGIVGAGKANKELLKSAEEVGRLLAIEGVIIVTGGLGGVMEAVCRGAYINGGITVGILPTDRKKDANPYVKIPIPTGMGEMRNSLIVRASDILIAIGGGYGTLSEIALALKTGKKVIGLKTWNIPGIIESHSVEEAVSIATSLIKGK, encoded by the coding sequence ATGAAAATCATTGGTATTGTCGGAGCAGGTAAGGCAAATAAAGAACTTTTAAAATCAGCAGAAGAGGTAGGACGTCTTCTTGCGATAGAGGGCGTTATTATTGTTACAGGTGGGTTAGGAGGAGTAATGGAGGCTGTGTGCCGAGGAGCTTATATAAATGGAGGAATTACAGTAGGAATACTACCAACAGATAGAAAAAAAGATGCTAATCCATATGTAAAAATTCCTATCCCAACAGGTATGGGAGAGATGAGAAATAGTTTGATAGTTAGAGCATCTGATATTCTTATTGCCATAGGAGGAGGATACGGAACACTCAGTGAAATAGCTTTAGCATTAAAAACTGGTAAAAAAGTAATTGGATTAAAAACATGGAATATCCCTGGTATAATAGAGTCTCACTCAGTAGAGGAAGCAGTAAGCATCGCAACATCTTTAATCAAGGGCAAATAA